In Synechococcus sp. Nb3U1, one DNA window encodes the following:
- a CDS encoding OB-fold-containig protein, producing the protein MLFSLLNLPYWILLGVGVGLFLLVILAGGGDEDLEVEAELDSELEADGGSLWSWLGVGEAPLILLLALDFSLWGLLGWLVQVTLLGWLGSLGNRGQFLVLMGSLVVAIGLGRWIARPIGLAFAGFGEDASEERLIGRVGTVSSQEIPLGGRIGQVDVLDTHRNRVTVSARLPEWATAAPKRGQEVILIERGSQGYVVILKDSPDEAHWLRPGSSPTLPE; encoded by the coding sequence ATGCTCTTTAGCCTGCTTAACTTGCCCTATTGGATCCTGTTGGGGGTTGGGGTCGGACTGTTTTTACTGGTAATCCTGGCGGGTGGGGGAGATGAAGATCTGGAGGTAGAGGCCGAATTGGACTCAGAGCTAGAGGCTGACGGGGGATCCCTGTGGAGCTGGCTGGGGGTGGGGGAGGCGCCGCTGATCTTGTTGTTGGCCCTGGATTTTTCCCTCTGGGGGCTGCTGGGCTGGCTGGTTCAGGTGACGTTGCTGGGTTGGCTGGGATCCCTGGGCAATAGGGGGCAATTTTTGGTTTTGATGGGATCCTTGGTGGTTGCCATCGGCTTGGGGCGTTGGATTGCTCGTCCGATTGGTTTGGCATTCGCCGGGTTTGGCGAGGATGCCAGCGAGGAACGGTTGATTGGGCGGGTGGGCACCGTTAGCTCCCAGGAGATCCCCTTGGGAGGGCGAATTGGCCAGGTGGATGTCTTGGATACCCACCGCAATCGAGTCACCGTCAGCGCTCGGCTGCCTGAATGGGCCACCGCTGCACCGAAAAGAGGCCAGGAGGTGATCTTGATCGAGCGGGGATCCCAGGGATATGTGGTGATCTTGAAAGATAGCCCCGATGAGGCCCACTGGTTACGGCCTGGGTCTTCCCCTACTTTGCCGGAATAG